A genomic segment from Geitlerinema sp. PCC 7407 encodes:
- a CDS encoding DUF928 domain-containing protein, translated as MAKKLRSMQLQRVFVLIAFSFLLVIGSVPALGQSFLQEAVLTLDRNLSKAQKPIKQILFKPPTDEEPPPTRGAGSRSDRLCSQDALASHSSASTQPLALTALVPPNQSNLTWAERPTVWVYVPETSARQIVLSVREESGQPHSQRFVEITGEAGIVGISMEEDAPPLEVDKVYQWAVVMICGDRPNPNDPFVTAWIRRAEPTEPLSGSLSALEKAAEYAQFGIWYDALTALAEERRSRPTDPALAKIWVDFLAQPTVGLEAIADEPLR; from the coding sequence ATGGCAAAGAAGCTAAGAAGTATGCAACTTCAGCGAGTATTTGTACTTATAGCTTTTAGTTTTCTGCTAGTGATTGGATCAGTGCCTGCGCTAGGCCAATCTTTTCTCCAAGAGGCTGTACTGACTTTAGACCGCAATCTTAGCAAAGCACAAAAACCCATTAAACAGATTCTCTTTAAGCCTCCAACTGATGAGGAACCCCCACCTACACGGGGTGCTGGATCGCGTAGCGATCGCCTCTGCTCTCAAGATGCACTGGCTAGCCATAGTAGTGCATCTACTCAACCCTTGGCGCTTACTGCTTTAGTTCCTCCTAACCAATCTAATTTAACCTGGGCAGAGCGTCCTACTGTTTGGGTTTATGTGCCAGAGACGTCAGCGCGGCAAATTGTTTTGAGTGTGAGAGAGGAGAGCGGGCAGCCGCATTCACAGCGTTTTGTGGAGATTACGGGTGAGGCAGGAATTGTAGGGATCTCGATGGAGGAAGATGCGCCGCCTTTGGAAGTGGACAAGGTGTATCAGTGGGCGGTAGTCATGATCTGCGGCGATCGCCCCAATCCCAATGATCCTTTTGTGACGGCTTGGATTCGGCGTGCTGAGCCAACAGAGCCTCTTAGCGGCTCTCTCTCGGCCTTAGAAAAGGCTGCTGAATATGCACAATTCGGAATTTGGTATGATGCTTTGACGGCTTTGGCCGAGGAGCGGCGATCGCGCCCTACAGATCCAGCTTTAGCGAAAATTTGGGTAGATTTCTTAGCTCAGCCAACCGTTGGTTTAGAGGCGATCGCCGACGAACCTCTTCGCTAA
- a CDS encoding CHAT domain-containing protein, which yields MVILTGEGAIASLASSASLQSLSTTDYLSKAQDLNQAGAHQLSIGNAQAALELWKEAEAAYTRAGDTTGQFGSRLNQVQALKALGQYRRARTLLEQINAHLNTLPASALKASSLRSLGIVLLRIGDLSESKRVLEFSLEISQQLKEDPGSTLLALGNLSRAQAEQDQSKTRQTHYFRAIALYQEAAETINPETRLQARLNLLSLLADSKQAAHASLLLPEIQSLLETLPLGRSRLYAQVNFAESLIKLAAHSSQSATAPAAIAQLLADTVHQAKSLGDVRSQAYALGQLGYLYETSKQWKDAEQVTRQAIQIAQSIQAEDIAVSWQWQLGRILHQQGRTPEAIEAYSQAVDTLGVLRGDLVAINPDAQFSFREQVEPIYRQLVQLLLEEPTESHLQQARAVIEALQIAELNNFFREACLDTLPQSIEQVDPKAAVIYSILLPDRLAVILSLPEQPLRYHFTRFPASSQETSLSQNQGNNRIIDQTFDDLFASLSPFISSANPLQPHQKIYDWLIRPFEQDLANSETQTLVFVLDGILQGLPLAALHDGQQYLIEKYSLALTPGLQILPSRSLTPDQFRTLAGGISEERPGFSALPGVAEEIEQISTLVPANVLLNQAFTTRALNEKLASAAFPIVHLATHGQFSSQVDNTFLLTWDGRIQVRDLDRLLEMGDRQNQPIELLILSACQTAKGDKRAVLGMAGVALRSGARSTIATLWSVQDDSTSELMTQFYIQLQKPGITRAEALRQAQLSLLRSSNYQHPYHWAPFVLIGNWR from the coding sequence ATGGTCATTCTCACAGGAGAAGGGGCGATCGCATCTCTAGCGAGTTCAGCATCACTTCAATCCTTATCGACAACAGATTATCTCTCCAAAGCCCAAGATCTCAACCAAGCAGGAGCACACCAGTTATCCATTGGCAATGCCCAAGCAGCCCTCGAGCTCTGGAAAGAGGCTGAAGCCGCCTATACTCGAGCAGGTGACACAACCGGCCAGTTCGGGAGCCGGCTCAATCAAGTTCAGGCGCTAAAAGCACTGGGGCAGTATCGACGTGCTAGAACTTTACTCGAGCAAATCAATGCCCATTTAAATACTCTTCCCGCCTCTGCTTTGAAAGCAAGCAGCTTGAGGAGTTTAGGCATTGTGCTACTGCGAATCGGGGATCTCTCAGAAAGCAAGCGAGTTCTAGAATTTAGTTTAGAGATCTCTCAGCAGCTCAAGGAAGATCCCGGTAGCACTCTCCTTGCCCTAGGAAATCTCAGCCGAGCTCAAGCAGAACAAGATCAATCTAAGACTAGACAGACTCATTATTTTCGAGCGATCGCCCTTTACCAAGAAGCAGCAGAGACCATCAATCCAGAGACTCGACTACAAGCCCGCCTAAACCTTTTGAGTCTCCTCGCCGACAGCAAGCAAGCAGCGCACGCCTCCCTTCTGCTTCCCGAAATTCAGTCCCTGTTAGAGACCCTTCCCCTCGGCCGTTCCCGCCTCTATGCACAGGTCAACTTCGCCGAAAGTCTAATCAAATTGGCAGCCCACTCGTCTCAAAGCGCCACAGCGCCTGCTGCGATCGCTCAACTTCTGGCTGATACAGTTCACCAAGCCAAAAGCCTGGGGGATGTGCGATCGCAGGCCTATGCTTTGGGGCAGCTAGGATATCTCTATGAAACCTCAAAGCAGTGGAAAGACGCAGAACAGGTCACTCGTCAGGCTATCCAAATTGCTCAGTCAATTCAGGCCGAGGATATTGCGGTTTCCTGGCAGTGGCAGTTAGGCCGGATTCTTCACCAGCAAGGGCGAACTCCAGAGGCCATTGAGGCTTATAGTCAGGCCGTTGACACGCTTGGAGTCTTGCGAGGAGACTTGGTCGCGATTAATCCAGATGCCCAGTTTTCATTTCGAGAGCAGGTTGAGCCAATCTATCGACAGCTTGTGCAGCTGCTGCTGGAGGAGCCAACAGAAAGCCATCTACAGCAGGCACGCGCAGTTATCGAAGCCCTGCAAATTGCCGAGCTCAACAACTTTTTCCGGGAAGCTTGTCTGGATACCCTTCCCCAATCTATCGAGCAAGTCGATCCCAAGGCCGCAGTTATCTACTCTATTCTTCTACCCGATCGCCTAGCAGTGATCCTTTCTCTACCAGAGCAGCCTCTACGCTATCACTTCACTCGCTTTCCCGCCTCTTCTCAAGAGACCAGTCTCTCTCAAAATCAAGGCAATAATAGGATCATCGATCAGACTTTTGATGATCTTTTCGCCAGTTTGAGTCCCTTCATTTCCAGCGCAAATCCACTTCAGCCTCACCAAAAAATCTACGACTGGCTAATTCGACCTTTTGAGCAAGACTTGGCTAACAGTGAGACTCAGACACTAGTATTTGTCCTAGATGGCATCTTACAGGGACTGCCTTTAGCTGCCCTGCACGATGGACAGCAGTACTTGATCGAGAAATATAGTCTTGCCCTAACGCCGGGACTACAAATTTTGCCCTCAAGATCACTCACTCCGGATCAATTTCGGACCCTAGCGGGTGGGATCTCTGAGGAGCGACCAGGCTTCTCAGCACTGCCGGGCGTAGCGGAAGAAATCGAGCAGATATCGACTCTTGTACCTGCCAATGTCCTGCTAAATCAGGCATTCACAACCAGAGCCTTGAATGAGAAGTTAGCATCTGCTGCTTTCCCCATTGTGCACCTTGCAACTCATGGTCAGTTCTCTTCCCAGGTGGACAATACGTTTTTATTAACTTGGGATGGCCGTATTCAGGTGAGAGATCTAGACCGGCTATTAGAAATGGGCGATCGCCAAAATCAACCCATCGAACTGCTGATCTTGAGCGCTTGCCAAACCGCAAAGGGAGATAAACGGGCAGTACTGGGTATGGCAGGTGTAGCCCTGCGATCGGGTGCACGCAGCACGATCGCAACACTCTGGTCTGTGCAGGACGACTCTACATCTGAGCTAATGACGCAGTTTTATATACAGCTGCAAAAACCGGGCATCACTCGCGCAGAGGCACTTCGCCAAGCCCAGCTGTCACTCTTGCGATCGAGCAATTATCAACACCCCTATCACTGGGCGCCATTTGTCCTGATCGGAAACTGGCGTTAG